CCAAATACCAGTCGGCTGGGAACGCCAACTGGCACAATTAAGATATTACACTTATAAACTTTATCAACCCTATAAACTTTATCAACTCTCAGAAAGCACTGATCCCGGTTATATCCTGCCCTGTTATCAACAGATGGATATCATGTGTGCCCTCATAGGTAATAACTGACTCCAGATTCATCATATGTCTCATGATCGGGAATTCACCCACGATGCCCATTGCTCCAAGCATCTGCCTGGATTCTCTGGCGATCTGCAGTGCCATATTCACATTATTACGTTTGGCCATAGATATTTGTTGCGGGGTCGCTTTTCCTTCATTCTTAAGTACACCCAATCTCCAGCTCAGCAACTGTGCTTTTGTAATTTCAGTTAAGAATTCCGCCAGTTTCTTTTGTTGCAACTGATAAGATGCAATAGGTTTTCCGAATTGTTGTCGCTCCAGACTATAGCGAAGAGCAGTCTGATAGCAATCTACTGCTGCACCTATGACTCCCCATGATATGCCGTAACGCGCTGAATTGAGACAGGACAAAGGCCCTTTCATAGAACTGACTTCGGGAAGTATGTTGGCTTGCGGTATACGTACATCTTCAAATATAAGCTCTCCTGTCTTCGAAGCCCGCAGCGACCATTTATTATGCGTCTCGGGTGTGGTAAAACCAGTCATCCCCCTTTCTACAATAATGCCCTTTACCTTTCCTTCATCATCCCGTGCCCATACGACTGCCAGATCACACACAGGAGCATTGGTGATCCACATCTTGGCTCCATTGAGTATATACCCGTCCCCGTCTTTGGACAGACGGGTTTCCATTGCTCCGGGGTCAGAACCATGGTTGGGCTCCGTGAGTCCAAAACTTCCAATCAGTTCTCCGGTGGCAAGTTTTGGCAGAAATTTACGCCTCTGTTCCTCGCTTCCATAGGTGTAGATCGGAAACATAACCAGAGAAGACTGCACAGAAGCAGCAGAGCGGACAGCCGAATCTCCGGCTTCCAACTCCTGCATAATCAGTCCGTAAGAAAGCTGATCCAGTCCGGCTCCTCCGTATTCTTGTGGAATATAGGGTCCGAGCGCACCTATTACGCCCAGTTTTTGCATCAGGCCGGGTATATCGTTATGCTGCTGTGCTGCCTCATCTACGACCGGGCGGATCTCCTTGTTCACAAATTCGCGAACAGTATTGCGTATCATGAGCTGCTCTTCTGACAGTAACTCGTCTATCTGAAAATAATCGACCTCTTTCATATGTCTATAATTTGATTTTCAATGGCCATATGGAATATCCAAATTATATTCATTGGTGTTTGTGCAGTCTGCATTACATGGATATTTCATATGTTGAAAAATGAATATAAAACTAAAGATAGGAAATATTAAGACTTCTTTAGAAACAAATATTATTCATGAAATCATTATAAATTCAGAAAATAATTCCCTAATTTTAAAAAACAAACGAATAACAATTATATCCATGATCAAAAAAGAATTAGACCTGTTAGGCATTAAATCTGAAAATCCGGGCACTTCTACCGGGACGAAATGGTTTGCCAAAGGCGATAAAATCACATCTTTCTCTCCTGTAGACGGTAAAGAGATTGCTGCAGTGCTTTGTACAACACGTAAAGAATACGATAAAGTTATAGAAACGGCACAGAAAGCGGCATTGGCCTGGAAAGATATTCCGGCACCAAAGCGTGGGGAAATCGTCCGCCAGTTGGGTGAGCAGTTACGTATTTTAAAACCGACTTTGGGCAAGCTCGTTTCCTACGAAATGGGGAAATCATACCAGGAAGGAATGGGAGAAGTACAGGAGATGATCGATATATGTGACTTTGCAGTTGGATTGTCCCGTCAGCTATATGGCAATACGATCCATTCAGAACGTCCGGGACACCGCATGTATGATCAATATCATCCGTTAGGTATTGTAGGAATTATTACAGCCTTCAATTTTCCGGTAGCAGTATGGGCATGGAATGCGGCTCTGGCTCTGGTATGCGGAGATGTAGTGCTGTGGAAACCGAGTGAAAAAACACCGATATGTGCTATCGCCTGTCAGCATATCATTGCGGATATTCTGAAAAAGAATAATCTTCCTGAAGGCATTTCATCTGTAGTAAGCGGAGATGCTGAAATCGGTAAATGGATCAGTGCAGACAAACGTGTGGCACTGGTATCGGCAACAGGATCTACCCGTATGGGTAAA
The Sphingobacterium spiritivorum genome window above contains:
- a CDS encoding acyl-CoA dehydrogenase family protein, yielding MKEVDYFQIDELLSEEQLMIRNTVREFVNKEIRPVVDEAAQQHNDIPGLMQKLGVIGALGPYIPQEYGGAGLDQLSYGLIMQELEAGDSAVRSAASVQSSLVMFPIYTYGSEEQRRKFLPKLATGELIGSFGLTEPNHGSDPGAMETRLSKDGDGYILNGAKMWITNAPVCDLAVVWARDDEGKVKGIIVERGMTGFTTPETHNKWSLRASKTGELIFEDVRIPQANILPEVSSMKGPLSCLNSARYGISWGVIGAAVDCYQTALRYSLERQQFGKPIASYQLQQKKLAEFLTEITKAQLLSWRLGVLKNEGKATPQQISMAKRNNVNMALQIARESRQMLGAMGIVGEFPIMRHMMNLESVITYEGTHDIHLLITGQDITGISAF